The Streptomyces sp. NBC_00306 sequence ACGCCGCCGTGCGCGAGGCGTCGGGGGCAGGACGGTCGTCCGTCGAGGTGCCGAGCGCGAGCCGGGAGACGATGCGGTACCGGTCGCCGCGGTAGAGGGACCGTACGTACTCCACGGGGCGTCCGCCGGTGTCGGAGGTGACACGGTCGAACAGAAGGGCGGGGGAGAACACCGGCACACCCAGCAGTACGGCCTCGTCCTCGCTCAGCACGGTCGGCTCGATCGACTGCACGGCCTGGGCGGTCCGTACTCCGCGCGCCTCGCGGAGGTGCGTGTAGAAGCCCGCCTCCATCTGCTCCGCCGTGAGCCCGGGGACCAGGGCTGCCGGGATGTGGAGATACTCCAGGGCGATGGGCGTGCCGTCGACCAGGCGCAGCCGCGCGACGTACACGAGGTCGTCGGCGGGGGACACCTTCAGGCGCCGTCCGATCCGGGCGCCCGCGCTCACCGTGCTGAACTCCAGAACCCGGCTCGACCAGGCGCCCGTTGCCATCGGCGCCGAGGCGGGATGG is a genomic window containing:
- a CDS encoding GntR family transcriptional regulator yields the protein MPDTRSPRTVLKRERVRAYLLALVEDRRPGDAIPSERTLSAELGVSRPTLRAAVDELVATGQLVREHGRGMFVAPAKITQELVSDRHPASAPMATGAWSSRVLEFSTVSAGARIGRRLKVSPADDLVYVARLRLVDGTPIALEYLHIPAALVPGLTAEQMEAGFYTHLREARGVRTAQAVQSIEPTVLSEDEAVLLGVPVFSPALLFDRVTSDTGGRPVEYVRSLYRGDRYRIVSRLALGTSTDDRPAPDASRTAAWWGTVE